One window from the genome of Halomicrobium zhouii encodes:
- a CDS encoding GtrA family protein, whose amino-acid sequence MVRELLRNLLDGPIAPQLRKFVAVGAVTAGIQMVLLWAFVDAGGLNYLVGAAVAIEITIVLSYVLNNAWTFRASRNTGRVDYLTGLVKTNVVRGTAIPIQLAVLFVLVEWQTLTYLVGNAVAIGVSGLYRYVLDARWTWG is encoded by the coding sequence ATGGTCCGGGAGCTGCTGCGCAACCTCCTGGACGGTCCCATCGCCCCGCAACTGCGCAAGTTCGTCGCCGTCGGCGCGGTCACGGCCGGGATCCAGATGGTGCTGCTGTGGGCGTTCGTCGACGCCGGCGGACTCAACTATCTCGTCGGCGCGGCCGTCGCCATCGAGATCACCATCGTCCTCTCGTACGTGCTCAACAACGCCTGGACGTTTCGCGCCTCCCGGAACACGGGCCGGGTCGACTACCTGACCGGCCTGGTGAAGACGAACGTGGTGCGCGGGACGGCCATCCCGATCCAGCTCGCAGTGCTGTTCGTCCTGGTCGAGTGGCAGACGCTCACCTACCTGGTCGGTAACGCGGTCGCCATCGGCGTCAGCGGGCTCTACCGGTACGTCCTCGACGCCCGCTGGACGTGGGGCTAA